In Armatimonadota bacterium, the sequence CACGAGTCTTAATCGCAGATGACGAACCGATCATCCGTCTGGACCTCAAGCAGATGCTGGAGAGCCTGGGGTACGAGGTCATCGGCGAGGCTGGAGACGGAAAAGAGGCCGTGAGCCTCGCCCGTGAACACAAACCCGACGTCTGCATCCTCGACGTCAAGATGCCCGTCATGGACGGCATCGAGGCCGTCGACATCATCACCGAAGAAAACATCGCTCCGACGATCCTGCTCACCGCCTACTCCGACAAGGAACTCATCGAGCGCGCAAAAGCCGCCGGTGTGTTCGCCTACCTGGTGAAGCCGTTCAAACCGAGCGACCTCGCGCCGACCATCGAAGTGGCCCGCGCCCGATTCGAGCAGAATGTG encodes:
- a CDS encoding response regulator produces the protein MSNTRVLIADDEPIIRLDLKQMLESLGYEVIGEAGDGKEAVSLAREHKPDVCILDVKMPVMDGIEAVDIITEENIAPTILLTAYSDKELIERAKAAGVFAYLVKPFKPSDLAPTIEVARARFEQNVLLGKEVSNLTERLEARKAIDRAKGILMDSQGLNEAEAYRRIQIQSMNLRKTMREVAEAIILAKSI